The Humulus lupulus chromosome 3, drHumLupu1.1, whole genome shotgun sequence genome window below encodes:
- the LOC133822670 gene encoding multicopper oxidase LPR1-like, protein MISSSSSSRRTGFMLLLGVIILLELSGESWAEDRLLDPGKLKMFVDELPDMPKIRGFHVSHGAPKSKSLNIGMFMKKWKFHRDLPPTPVFAYGESKSRATVPGPTIEAVHGVDTYVTWKNHLPSKHILPWDPSIPTAKPLNKKGVPTVVHLHGAIDEPSSDGNSNAWFTNGFKEVGSTWTQRTYRYRNIHHPGNLWYHDHAMGLTRVNLLAGLIGAYIVRHPEIETPLGLPSGPEFDRTLIVFDRSFREDGSIYMNSTGNNPSIHPQWQPEYFGDAIIVNGKAWPRLTVRRRQYRFRIINTSNARFFRFFFSNGLRFIHVGSDSAYLSRPVMTDDILLGPSEITDVIVDFSKSNSSSVILANDAPYPYPSGDPVNESNNKVMKFVIKRHREVDTWRVPKKLIDYPKPDLSSATRTRYIAMYEYTSEIDEPVHLYLNGKPYEAPATETPKAGTAEIWEVINLTEDNHPLHIHLGLFVAMEERELVDLETFKSCMTKQNDAVKCQISKHERGKVSKVQPHESGWKNVYKMRPGVVTKIFVRFSYIHSNASYPFDATAEPGYVYHCHILDHEDNAMMRPLKIIK, encoded by the exons AtgattagtagtagtagtagtagtcgtcgtACTGGTTTCATGTTATTATTAGGTGTGATAATATTATTAGAGTTGAGTGGTGAGTCATGGGCAGAAGACAGGCTTCTGGATCCAGGGAAGTTGAAAATGTTTGTGGATGAGCTTCCAGACATGCCCAAGATCCGAGGTTTCCATGTCTCTCATGGTGCTCCCAAATCTAAGTCTCTCAACATCGGCATGTTCATGAAGAAATGG AAATTTCACCGGGACCTTCCACCGACTCCGGTATTCGCTTACGGCGAGTCAAAGTCAAGAGCTACAGTTCCCGGTCCGACTATTGAGGCCGTACATGGAGTGGACACCTATGTGACGTGGAAAAATCATCTCCCTTCAAAGCACATACTCCCGTGGGACCCATCCATCCCCACAGCCAAGCCCCTCAACAAGAAGGGCGTCCCCACCGTGGTCCACCTCCACGGTGCCATCGACGAGCCCAGTAGCGACGGCAACTCCAATGCCTGGTTCACCAATGGCTTCAAGGAGGTGGGTTCCACCTGGACCCAGCGGACCTACCGCTACCGCAACATTCATCACCCAGGGAATCTCTGGTACCACGACCATGCCATGGGCTTGACCCGTGTCAATCTTTTGGCCGGTCTAATCGGGGCTTACATTGTTCGCCACCCCGAAATCGAGACCCCACTCGGCCTTCCTTCCGGTCCGGAGTTTGATCGGACTTTGATAGTTTTCGATCGTAGCTTTCGCGAAGACGGTTCGATTTACATGAACTCAACCGGAAATAACCCGTCCATTCATCCACAGTGGCAGCCCGAGTATTTCGGGGACGCCATAATAGTCAACGGGAAAGCTTGGCCGAGATTAACTGTACGACGTCGTCAGTACAGATTTCGGATTATTAACACGAGTAATGCTCGGTTCTTCCGGTTCTTTTTCTCTAACGGTCTCCGGTTCATCCACGTCGGATCTGATTCGGCTTACCTCAGCAGACCGGTAATGACCGATGACATTTTACTGGGGCCATCTGAGATCACTGATGTAATTGTTGACTTTTCAAAGTCAAACAGTAGTAGTGTTATTTTAGCCAACGACGCACCGTATCCTTACCCTTCTGGCGATCCGGTCAACGAATCCAATAATAAGGTTATGAAGTTTGTCATCAAAAGACATCGAGAAGTTGACACGTGGCGAGTGCCTAAAAAGTTGATCGATTACCCGAAGCCGGATTTATCCAGTGCTACGCGCACACGGTACATCGCTATGTACGAGTACACTAGCGAAATCGACGAGCCGGTTCATCTTTATCTGAATGGGAAGCCGTACGAGGCGCCGGCTACGGAGACGCCCAAGGCAGGGACGGCTGAGATTTGGGAGGTTATCAATCTAACGGAGGATAATCACCCGCTGCACATTCACCTAGGATTGTTTGTTGCGATGGAGGAAAGGGAGTTGGTCGACTTGGAAACGTTCAAGAGCTGCATGACTAAACAAAACGACGCCGTTAAGTGCCAGATCAGCAAACATGAACGTGGCAAAGTTTCAAAGGTGCAGCCTCACGAGAGTGGATGGAAGAACGTGTACAAGATGAGACCCGGGGTTGTTACGAAGATTTTCGTGAGATTTTCTTATATACACTCCAATGCATCGTACCCTTTCGATGCAACCGCGGAACCTGGTTACGTGTACCATTGCCAC atATTGGATCATGAAGACAATGCCATGATGAGGCCATTAAAAATCATCAAATGA